A stretch of Salvelinus alpinus chromosome 4, SLU_Salpinus.1, whole genome shotgun sequence DNA encodes these proteins:
- the nipsnap3a gene encoding protein NipSnap homolog 3A — protein MFTVRNYFRRSSRLIENICLKNGDVPLDCISTGPQQQHGTFYEFRTYRILPEKNAAFLKLTNEKIHLRTAHSELLGYWSVEYGGLNQVFHIWKYDSYAQRAGVRASLAQDPKWIEEYISKAMPMLMSQDNEVTYLVPWSKVDRPPKEGGVYELASFQMRPGGPAVWGEAFQAAVSTHAACGHAHLVGVFHSEFGRLNKVNALWWYESPDQRAAVRHKAHGDARVVAAVRESVTYLESQTNKLMFPCPYSPLK, from the exons ATGTTTACAGTAAGAAATTATTTTCGCAGATCGTCAAGGCTTATAGAAAATATTTGTTTGAAAAATGGTGACGTG CCTCTAGACTGTATTTCCACTGGGCCCCAGCAGCAACATGGGACCTTCTATGAATTCCGTAcctacagaatccttccagagaAGAACGCTGCCTTCCTCAAGCTGACCAATGAGAAGATCCACCTGCGTACTGCTCACTCCGAGCTCCTGGGATACTGGAGTGTGGAGTACGGAGGCTTGAACCAGGTCTTCCACATCTGGAAGTATG ACAGCTATGCTCAGCGGGCAGGTGTGCGCGCATCCTTGGCTCAGGACCCCAAATGGATTGAGGAGTACATCTCCAAGGCCATGCCCATGCTCATGTCTCAGGACAACGAGGTCACGTATTTGGTGCCCTGGAGCAAGGTGGACAGGCCTCCCAAGGAAGGTG gggtaTATGAGTTGGCATCGTTCCAGATGAGGCCAGGGGGCCCAGCAGTGTGGGGGGAGGCCTTCCAGGCTGCAGTCAGTACCCACGCTGCCTGTGGGCACGCCCACCTGGTAGGGGTCTTTCACAGCGAGTTTGGACGACTCAACAAAG TCAATGCCCTGTGGTGGTATGAGAGTCCGGACCAACGTGCAGCAGTACGCCACAAAGCCCATGGTGATGCCAGGGTGGTGGCAGCCG TGAGGGAGAGTGTGACCTATCTGGAGTCGCAGACGAACAAACTCATGTTCCCCTGCCCCTACTCTCCCCTCAAGTGA